Genomic DNA from Acidobacteriota bacterium:
GAAGACGGGGAAGAACGGGCCGTCGCTTCCCGTGCCTCCGGAGGAGGAAGAGGAGTCGGCGCCGGGAGCTCCGCAGGAGACCGGACAGAGCCCCTTCGGCGAGGCGGAGTTGCCGCCGGCGGCGGACCCCTTCGCCGAGGAGGAAGCCGCGCCGGCCGTCCAGCCGTCCGAGTTCTCCGACGCCGTCGCGATCCAGATTCCTTCGCAGGTGCCGGCCGGCGCGCGAAAGCCGTACTTCATCTTCGGCGACGCCCAGAACCCGGTGGATCTCTGGTTCTTCGATCTGGCCCGCCCCGATCCGCTTCAGTTCACCGGCCGCGGCAGCGCGGACATCGCGCCCGACGACACCGGGGAGCTCACGGGAGTCGCGAGCTACGACCAGGGAGAGTGGTCGGTCATCTTCAAGCGGCCCCTTCGCGCAGGCTCGGGCGCCTCCTTCTCGCCCGGACAGTTCCTGCCGGTCGCCTTCTCGGTCTGGGACGGGTTGTCGCGCGAGCGTGGCAACAGGCGAGGTCTCACGGCCTGGTACTCCCTCTACGTCGAGCCAGAGGTGGTTCCATCAGCCGTCGGCCCGATGGTGAAGACGGCGTCGCTCATTCTCGCCATCGAGCTGGCCGTGATTGGCTGGGTGCGGCGGCGCTACGGATCTCGCGCCGGCGAGGAGTCCGGCGGTCGGCGGAGGCAGCAGGCGGCCACCAGCGCATGAACGGCCTGGGGCCATCCGGAGAATCCAATGTACAAGAGCATCTACGTTCCCGTCGATAACTCGGACTACTCCAACCGCGCGTCCGCCTGCGCCATCGCGTTGGGCAAGGCGTTCTCCGCGAAACTGGTCGGCTGCCATGTGTACGCGGCAAGCCTGCACGACTATCGCTTCAGGCAGATGGAGTACACCCTGCCCGAGGAGTACCTCGACGAGGTGGAACTGGAGCGCCAGCGGAAGATCCACGACAGCCTCATCACGATGGGCCTCAAGCTCATCTCGGACAGTTATCTCGATGGCATGTCACGCCTCTGCGTGGAGTCGGGCCTCGCCTTCGAGCCGCGGATGATGGACGGGAAGCATCATGTCGAGATCCTCAAGGATCTCGCCGGCTCCGAGCACGACCTGGTCGTGATCGGCGCCCTGGGGATCGGGCGCGCCCGGGACAGCGTGATCGGCTCGGTCTGCGAACGCGTCGCCCGCCAGTGCGATCGCGATGTCTGGGTGGTCAAGCACGTCCCGGAGTCGGGCCCCGAGTTGGGCGATGCCGAGCGGGACACGATCCTGGTCGGCATCGACGGAAGCCCCCAGTCGTTCGGCGCGCTCATGACCGCGTCCGAACTGGCCCGCGCGTTCGGCAAGAAGGTCGAGGCGATCGCCGTGTACGATCCTTATCTGCACTACTCGGTCTTCAACGGCATCGTCAACGTCCTCACCGAGCAGGCGGCGAAGGTGTTCCGCTTCGAGGAGCAGAATCAGCTCCACGAGGAGATCATCGACACCGGGCTCGCGCAGATCTATCAGTCTCATCTCGAGGTGAGCGAGCGTATGGGGAGCGAGATGGGCATCGCGATCAAGAAGACGCTCCTCGACGGCAAGCCCTTCCAGAAGATCCTCGACCACGCGCGCAAGACGAATCCCTGGCTCATCGTGCTTGGGCGGATCGGCGTTCACAGCCCGAAGGACGAGAAGGCGCTGGGGAGCAACGTGGAGAACGTGCTGCGCGCCGCGACCTGCGACGTCCTCCTTTCCACGCGCCTCGAGGTGCCCAGGCTCGACGTGCGCGCCGAGGAGACCGTCCGGTGGACGCCCGAAGCCGAGGAGCGGATGAAGCGCGTGCCCGAGCAGGTGAAGGGGATTGCCCGCACCGGCGTCCTTCGCCTGGCGCTCGAAAAGGGGCATTCGGTGGTCACCAGCGCGGTGATCGACGAGGCGATGGATCGCTTCATGCCGAAGAGCGCCTCGACCGCCACCAAGGCGCTGGCCGAGGCGGTGGCGCTCGAGCGGGCGAAGTCTCGCCCGGTGTCGATGTGCCGGGCGTGCGGCGTTGCGGCCACGCAGAGCGATCCGGTGAGGTGCACCGTGTGTGGCGCCTCGGACTTCGAGGTGATCTCCCCGGAGATGATCGAGAAGATCGCGGCGGTGGAGGGAGGGCTCGAGGAGGAGACCACGTACGACGGGCGCAAGCTCCGCTGGACGGAGGATGCGAGGCGGGGCCTCTGGACCATGAAGAACGCCTATCAGCGGCGCCGCGTCAAGGCACGCGTCGAAAAGCGCGCGCGCATGATGAGGCTCGACGCGATCACGCTCGAGTTCGCCCGCCAGGTGATCGAGGAGGAGACGGGGGCGCCGCTGGAGATTCAGGCACCGTCCGGGGAGAAGGCCGCCACCGGCACAGGAAGCGACGCGAAGCTCGTCGCGCGCGACGACAAGAAGAACCCGCTGATCTCGACGTTCGACTGGACGGACGAGGCCGCGCAGCGGATCTTCCGGGTCCCGGCCGGGTTCATGCGGAGCCAGACGCAGGCGCGGATCGAGGAGCTTGCGCGCGAGCGCGCCGCGGCGAC
This window encodes:
- a CDS encoding universal stress protein; this translates as MYKSIYVPVDNSDYSNRASACAIALGKAFSAKLVGCHVYAASLHDYRFRQMEYTLPEEYLDEVELERQRKIHDSLITMGLKLISDSYLDGMSRLCVESGLAFEPRMMDGKHHVEILKDLAGSEHDLVVIGALGIGRARDSVIGSVCERVARQCDRDVWVVKHVPESGPELGDAERDTILVGIDGSPQSFGALMTASELARAFGKKVEAIAVYDPYLHYSVFNGIVNVLTEQAAKVFRFEEQNQLHEEIIDTGLAQIYQSHLEVSERMGSEMGIAIKKTLLDGKPFQKILDHARKTNPWLIVLGRIGVHSPKDEKALGSNVENVLRAATCDVLLSTRLEVPRLDVRAEETVRWTPEAEERMKRVPEQVKGIARTGVLRLALEKGHSVVTSAVIDEAMDRFMPKSASTATKALAEAVALERAKSRPVSMCRACGVAATQSDPVRCTVCGASDFEVISPEMIEKIAAVEGGLEEETTYDGRKLRWTEDARRGLWTMKNAYQRRRVKARVEKRARMMRLDAITLEFARQVIEEETGAPLEIQAPSGEKAATGTGSDAKLVARDDKKNPLISTFDWTDEAAQRIFRVPAGFMRSQTQARIEELARERAAATIDLALVEEGIEFGKRMMAEMIASYSAPGAGAATPARDSAAASSTASAPADGNAGGYLNEVT